The stretch of DNA GATCATCTTAAAGGGGAGTAAGGTGGGAACGGGCATGAGGAAGGGCCACAGTGCCCGATACGTAGCCCCCCTTATCATGGACATTTGGTATTTTTAGTAGCTGGTCACAGCTGCTCTGGTTTATATTGTGcttctgtgggtgtgtctgttaatctcttccccccctggtTGCCCCCCTGCTTGCCCCTGTTTGTGGGGTCCCTCATGAATGTTGGAATGGGGACATTGTCTTACGTCATCGCCTTGCTTGCTTTTTCTCCAGCTTTGTTTTTTTTCGCACCATTTATTGATGTAAACGATTAAACTTGGAATTTTCTCTTATGGTTCTCTGATGTGATTATCAGTCTTCTGAGCGCTGTGGGTATTTGGGTTATTGGTATATCTTGTGAGGATTTGGGAGAGCCTCCTCCCCGCATGCACCATTGCAAGATCTAATTGTTAATTTTGGTAACTGGTAGTCCTGACTGACctcctcttcttttctctctAAAGCTCCTTTtatgttttataaaagttcctggcataGAATAAGGATCCTATCTGCTTATccatgcccagcctgcacctacccagcaccctgaacaggtacagggagactgagcactgccatgtatataATCAATCTGATGTAACTTCCTTTAGAGCCGGGTAAGGTGAGTTACAATTGTAATTAACCTGTGCACTTATTCTACTCCTATCCCCTTCACCCTAACATTGCATTAAGCtccccacccaaccccccacttctctcttccAACTTGCTCCATTATTGTCTTTGATGGTCCCTCACATGATCTTGCTTCCCCCACAGTCCTCTGCTGCTCCATGCAGACAGCATCTGGTGTGGCTCACCTGGCAGGCGTCCTTCCCCCCTGTGTTGAAGCCGGCACAGATCATACTGCTTGTGATGTGCCCAGAATACGATGAGGAGCTGTTACACCTCCGTGTAGAGACTATAGGCAGCTTTACACTCCTCAGGGTATCTGAGGCCTTGCCACTGATAGTGCTGGTGTAACCCCAGCCAGACACCTGGCACAAACGTCCCTCACTCACTGCCGCCCCCTGCTTGGGGAGGGGCACCATCGACACAAAGGCGTTATACATTGCCGGGCGGTTTAGCTGTAAGAGTAAGACAGGAAGGCAAACATCAACGAATGGCCATTAACACATGAAGATATTCTCTGAGAGGCCCTGTCTGAAAATCACTTGAATCATGGCAATAACATACCCTCCAGCTGCtcctatttagcaggtacactGTATGTTTTGGGTCCTGTAAAAACCAGCTATACATATTAAACGGAACTGTGTGATAACTGCGTAGGTTACTGCAGGAGTGGACAACTCCCACCCTCAAggaccaacaacaggtcaggtgttcaggatatccatgcttcagcgcaggtggtgcagtcgaatactgagccactgatcgagccacgtgtgttgaagcagggatatcctgaacacttgacctgttggtggtcccctGGGTTAGGGGACTTCCATAGGAATAGCTTGCGAGTGGCTCCATCCAGCACAAGTAGGGAAACTACAGCGGCACCGATTACCCTGTGCAAATTGTTGGCGAGTCTGCAGTACGCAGCGCCATCAAACGCAATGCAAACCCCCAGCCCACAATGAGTTAAATCTGTACATTCAGGAAGGGCCGGCTTTATAAAAGTGCAACTGCACCGGGCCCTCGTATCATGTGCTGATGTGTACGTGACGTGTGTACGCGACGTACCAAGAGATGCCGGCGCTTAGAGAAGCCCCGGGCCAACTTCCGTAATCACAGTGGTGGTGACTGTAACCACCGCCACATTTAAACTGATTCCGGAAGTCGGGCCgcggcctctgtaagcgccggcATCTCTTGGTACGTAACAACGCTGCGTCGGATGATGTCAACACGTGATGCGAGGAgtaggttcagggggggggggagggggagggggagggtaagagacccccgcacacacactgcactgggACTCGCCATGTTCCAAGCCGGCCCAGAGATTCAGGCCCCTCCGGCCGGGATGGGGCAAGCGGACCACCCAATCAGAGTTGCTTATCAGTTTAATGAAACTGCAAGATTCTTGTTATAATCGGTGGGGGAAGCCGGTTACAAGAAGCCGCGGCGCTGTCCGCGACTTCGAAAAGAAATAAACAAATGTCTTCATCCTTGTGGGGAAAGCTGTTTTACAAAGATTCATACCATGTGTATGCTAAGCAGGGGGCACAAGAGAGGGGCTTCCTAAAAAAATGGTTCTTTAAGAAGAAAATGGAATGATAAGTTTGTCGGTAGAAAAGTGGGGGGtactctgcgccccccccccccccccccttgtaccaCCACTTTCACCAGTGATTATAATCTATTAGCATATACAGTACTAATAATATCTGTCTGTTTACAACAGCCTACTGTCGCTGGCACATGTGACACTGCCCGGTTGAACCTTCCAGAaatgctcaactcctgtcctcaagccccccaacaccccaacgctccctccccccctccccccataaaaggtcaggttttaaggatatccaagcttcagcacaggtggctcactcagaggGGCAGTCAAGGACTGAGcctctgagtgagccacctgtgctgaagcagggactgattgagccacctgtgctgaagcagggataccttgaaaaccttgagaactggagttgagctcccctggtGCTGCAGCATAGTACATTAGGGTGGAGACAGAGGCTGCATGTTGCTCACCTTTATCAGCATAATGTCAGCAGTCCTGGAAGCTGAGCTGTAATCAGGGTGAGCTACCAGCCTCACAGGACGGAAGATCTGCTCCGTGCCCTCGAACGTGGCCAGAGAATACTCCCCAGCGACTATCAGCATCCTGCTCTGTCTGTTGGGAAAGGGGGATAATTCATGTATGTttctatatctttatatagcgtacacagtgtactcagcgctttacaaaacaagcaacagagaaaatgataatacaatgcgtgcaacaaacaaaacaaattggaaaggaaatccctgccccggagagcttacaatctaagtgaataATAATGAATgaggcatatatatatacttagttaagttatggtggataaaaaaaagtgacaaaaaccctccacagcaaagcatataggaAATGGAAACCTGTCATGTCAACATGtaatgtcccagaatcccttgctgcagtggaagtgctgggtgataatggggaaaggcggcggttgcagacctgtgtaagacatgcaaatgagcacacagtaatatttccatttcatatatatatatatatatatatatctgatacAACTTTACAGAAGCAAAAGACAAAGAGGAGTAAAGCAATCATCATACAACTTTCTATGCCTCAATGAAAATGTACAGTACCACTTGCAGTCCTGTCAagtataaggctaaggccccgctgcctcagaccacgcgcccgcactgcagacaggcggcgcgtggagaggcacttgaccgctatctgcggtctgtagggagcgggagctggagcggggagCGTGGCCAAAACGTTTAGGGTAGGCGCGGCAATGACGTCGGGGGCGGGCCATCACGGTATGTCAGGGGGTTCCCTCCTCCGCCTCCCCGCTCcccactccccgaagcctccctgaggagagagtctgtgggagggagcaggtgggctcccttggtgctgcagctgctttccccgctccccgaagcctcccctcctcctctcctcacttggctcacagccacaccacgtgacgcatcaccgcttgggattacaattctcttgcatcccctggcggttgacgcgtcacagcgtgtagtgagccgtgcagggaggagggactgggacctgctcgggaggataCCATCAGATGGTAAGTAGCGCGCACGCAGTCTCGAGCGCCGCCGGACGCAGTGGGACCAAAGCCTCAGGAGTTTCTTACACTGAATCCTGCAAACTTTTAGCTGTGAATGTTTACCCTGCGCTTCAGTCTGGGAGAGTATTTGATGGCAAGAAGGAAAGAAACGACGTTAGAGTGATGTGGAATTTGGTAGAAACTATTAGAACGTGTGTCAGTCTCATTGAAGAGGCAAAAATGATCCACAAAAAGAATAAATGCAAAACGGAAAcaatttaaataataaataaaccaaAACATAAGTGCCCTTTgggaaacgtttttttttttacatctaaaATGTAAGGGGATCTGTCTACCAGCGGGTCTGCCTTCTGCTACATGTGTAAGGGATTGGGACTGAGTGATGATGGGTTAttttatactttattatatttgtacacTTCTGTGTTTTGCTTCATTGCTCAAAATAATGTGTGCGCTTGTATTCTGTGTGTAGTGTGCGCTTGTATTCTGTGTGTGGTGTGCGCTTGTAttctgtgtgtagtgtgtgcttGTATTCTGTGTGCGGTGTGCGCTTGTATTCTGTGTGTAGTGTGCGCTTGTATTCTGTGTGCGGTGTGCGCTTGTATTCTGTGTGCGGTGTGCGCTTGTATTCATTGTGCGGTGTGCGCTTGTATTCTGTGTGCGGTGTGCGCTTGTATTCTGTGTGCGGTGTGCGCTTGTATTCTGTGTCCGGTGTGCGCTTGTATTCTGTGTGCGGTGTGCGCTTGTATTCTGTGTGCGGTGCGCGCTTGTATTCTGTGTGCGGTGTGCGCTTGTATTCTGTGTGCGGTGTGCGCTTGTATTCTGTGTGCGGTGTGCGCTTGTATTCTGTGTGCGGTGTGCGCTTGTATTCTGTGTGCGGTGTGCGCTTGTATTCTGTGTGCGGTGTGCGCTTGTATTCTGTGTGCGGTGTGCGCTTGTATTCTGTGCGCGGTGCGTGCTTATATTCAGTGTGCGGTGCGTGCTTATATTCAGTGTGCGGTGCGTGCTTATATTCAGTGTGTGGTGCGTGCTTTTATTCGGTGTGCGCTTGTATTCGGTGTGGTGCGCTTGTATTCGGTGTGGTGCGCTTTTATTCTGTGTGCGGTGTGCGCTTGTATTCTGTGTGCGGTGCGTGCTTATATTCAGTGTGCGGTGCGTGCTTATATTCAGTGTGCGGTGCGTGCTTATATTCAGTGTGCGGTGCGTGCTTATATTCAGTGTGCGGTGCGTGCTTATATTCAGTGTGTGGTGCGTGCTTATATTCGGTGTGCGCTTGTATTCGGTGTGGTGCACTTGTATTCGGTGTGCGGTGTGTGCTTGTATTTGGTACTTTTAGCTCTTTGTTTTTCACTTATCTTCGCACTGCTATGTGGAGGTACAGTGCTCAGTGATTCATGGTCCCATCTGGTCCTTTTtttgttactatatatatatacattattattatattttacttGTAATGCACCAACTTATTCCGCATGCGTATGTGATACTATTTTTGATTATTTGCCGAGAGCAAGAAAATTACTTTACTACACTCTCTGAAGTGGCATAGCGTGTAAAGGCTCGgagtgtaaaggctcggcgagtgaaggctcggcgtgtaaaggctctacgtgtaaaggctcggcgagtaaaggttcggcgagtaaaggctcggcgtgtaaaggctcggcgtgtaaaggctcggcgtgtaaaggctcggcgagtaaaggctcggcgtgtaaaggctcggcaaGTAAAGGCCCGGCGtgtaaaggcccggcgagtaaaggcccggTGTGTAAAGGcgcggggagtaaaggctcggcgagtaaagggtcggcgtgtaaaggctcggggagtaaaggcacggggagtaaaggctcggggagtaaaggctcggggattaaaggctcggggagtaacggcttggcgtgtaaaggctcggcgtgtaaaggctcagcgtgtaaaggctcggggagtaacggcttggcgtgtaaaggctcggcgtgtaaaggctcagcgtgtaaaggctcggggagtaacggcttggcgtgtaaaggctcggcgtgtaaaggctcagcgtgtaaaggctcggggagtaacggcttggcgagtaaaggctcggtgtGTAAAGGCTCGGTgtgtaaaggctcggggagtaatggcttggcgtgtaaaggctcggggagtaaaggcgcggggagtaaaggctcggggagtaaaggctcggcgagtaaaggctcggcgagtaaaggctcggcgtgtaaaggctcggcgtgtaaaggctcggcgagtaaaagCTCGGCAtgtaaaggctcggcgtgtaaaggctcggggagtaacgGCTCGGagtgtaaaggctcggcgtgtaaatgctcggggagtaaaggctcggggagtaaaggctcggcgtgtaaaggcgcagggagtaaaggctcggggagtaaaggctcggcgagtaaaggctcggcgtgtaaaggctcggcgagtaaaggctcggcgtgtaaaggctcggcgagtaaaggctcggcgtgtaaaggTTCGGCGTGTAAAGGTTCGGCGAGTAAAGgttcggcgagtaaaggctcagcgtgtaaaggctcggggagtaaaggctcggggagtaaagggtcggcgtgtaaaggctcggggagtaaaggcacGGGGAGTAAAGGcccggggagtaaaggctcggcgtgtaaaggctcggagAGTAAAGggtcggcgagtaaaggctcggggagtaaaggatTGGCGAGTAAAGGCttggggagtaaaggctcggggagtaaaggcacGGGGAGTAAAgtctcggggagtaaaggctcggggagtaaaggctcggcgtgtaaaggctcggggagtaaagggtcggcgagtaaaggctcggggagtaaaggattggcgagtaaaggctcggggagtaaaggctcggggagtaaaggcacggggagtaaaggctcggggagtaaaggctcggggagtaaaggcacggcgagtaaaggctcggggagtaaaggctcggggagtaaagtctcagggagtaaaggctcggcgagtaaaggctcggggagtaaaggctcggggagtaaagggtcggcgagtaaaggctcggggagtaaaggcgcGGGGAGTAACGGCTCGGTgtgtaaaggctcggggagtaaaggctcggggagtaaaagCTTGGGGAGTAACGGATCGGCGTGTAAAGGcgcggcgtgtaaaggctcggggagtaacggctcggcgtgtaaaggctcggcgagtaaaggctcggggagtaaaggcccAGCGTGTAAAGGcgcagggagtaaaggctcggggagtaaaggctcggcgtgtaaaggctcggcgagtaaaggctcggcgtgtaaaggctcggcgagtaaaggctcggcgtgtaaaggTTCGGCGAGAAAAGGCTCGGCAtgtaaaggctcggcgtgtaaaggctcggggagtaaaggctcgggaaGTAAAGggtcggcgtgtaaaggctcgggcagtaaaggctcggggagtaaaggctcggggagtaaaggctcggcgtgtaaaagctcggggagtaaagggtcgacgagtaaaggctcggggagtaaaggattggcgagtaaaggctcggggagtaaaggctctGGGAGTAAAGGcacggggagtaaaggctcggggagtaaatgctcagggagtaaaggctcggcgagtaaaggcgcggggagtaacagctcggcgtgtaaaggctcggggagtaaagtgtcggtgagtaaaggctcggggagtaaaggcgcggggagtaacggctcggcgtgtaaaggcgCGGGGAGTAAAGGCCCAGCatgtaaaggctcggggagtaaaggctcagggagtaaaggctcggggagtaaagtcTCGGGGAGTTAAAGCTCGGCGTGTAAAGGTGCGGGGAGTAAAGGCCCGGCatgtaaaggctcggggagtaaaggctcggtgtGTAAAGGCTCGCcgtgtaaaggctcggggagtaaagggtcggcgtgtaaaggctcggcgagtagaggctcggggagtaaaggctcggggagtaaaggctcggggagtaaaggctcggcgtgtaaaggctcggcgagtaaatgctcagcgagtaaaggctcggcgtatAAAGGCTCGGcaagtaaaggctcggcgagtaaaggctcggcgtgtaaaggctcggcgtgtaaaggctcaaggagtaaaggctcggggagtaacggctcggcgtgtaaaggctcggggagtaaaggctcggggagtaaaggctcggggagtaaaggctcagggagtaaaggctcggggagtaaaggctcggggagtaaagtctcggggagtaaaggctcggcctataaaggctcggcgtgtaaaggctcggcgtataaaggctcggcgtgtaaaggctcggggagtaaagggtCGGCGTGTAAATGCTCGGCGTGTAAaagctcggcgagtaaaggctcggcgagtaaaggctcggcgagtgaaGGCTCGGCGTGTAAATGCTCGGCGTGTAAAagctcggcgtgtaaaggctcggcgagtaaaggctcggcgagtaaaggctcggcgtgtaaatgctcggcgtgtaaaggctcggcgagtaaaggctcggcgtgtaaaggctcggcgagtaaaggctcggcgagtaaaggctcggcgagtaaaggctcggcgagtaaaggctcagcgtataaaggctcggggagtaaaggctcgaaTGTATTGTATTCTGTGTGCGGTGTGCGCTTGTATTCTGTGTGCGGTGTGCGCTTGTATTCTGTGTGCGGTGTGCGCTTGTATTCTGTGTGCGGTGTGCGCTTGTATTCTGTGTGCGGTGTGCGCTTGTATTCTGTGTGCGGTGTGCGCTTGTATTCTGTGTGCGGTGTGCGCTTGTATTCTGTGTGCGGTGTGCGCTTGTATTCTGTGTGCGGTGCGTGCTTATATTCAGTGTGCGGTGCGTGCTTATATTCAGTGTGTGGTGCGTGCTTATATTTGGTGTGCGCTTGTATTCGGTGTGGTGCGCTTGTATTCTGTGTGCGGTGTGCGCTTGTATTCTGTGTGCGGTGCGTGCTTATATTCAGTGTGCGGTGCGTGCTTATATTCAGTGTGCGGTGCGTGCTTATATTCAGTGTGGAGGTACAGTGCTCAGTGATTCATGGTCCCATCTGGTCCTTTTtttgttactatatatatatacattattattatattttacttGTAATGCACCAACTTATTCCGCATGCGTATGTGACACTATTTTTGATTATTTGCCGAGAGCAAGAAAATTACTTTACTACGCTCTCTGAAGTGGCAtagcgtgtaaaggctcggcgtgtaaaggttcggcgagtaaaggctcggcgtgtaaaggctctgcgtgtaaaggctcggcgtgtaaaggctcggcgtgtaaaggctcggcgtgtaaaggctcggggagtaaaggctcggcgagtaaatgttcggcgagtaaaggctctgcgtgtaaaggctcggcgtgtaaaggctcggcgtgtaaaggctcggcgtgtaaaggctcggcgtgtaaaggctcggcgagtaaaggcccggcgtgtaaaggcccggc from Ascaphus truei isolate aAscTru1 chromosome 6, aAscTru1.hap1, whole genome shotgun sequence encodes:
- the LOC142497771 gene encoding trypsin-3-like isoform X2; translated protein: MNSPKLRLLLILHFASSMGENMQRIIGGHIVPPYSARYLVSLKRNTGLHFCGGSLVSRFWVLTAAHCKIEQSRMLIVAGEYSLATFEGTEQIFRPVRLVAHPDYSSASRTADIMLIKLNRPAMYNAFVSMVPLPKQGAAVSEGRLCQVSGWGYTSTISGKASDTLRSVKLPIVSTRRCNSSSSYSGHITSSMICAGFNTGGKDACQGDSGGPLVCDGRVFGIVSWGNSCANPKYPGVYTAVANFQKWIYRTIF